TTCGCGCAGCAGCGAGGGCACGTCCAGCCCTTCGGCCTCGAACATCGAGAGCACGCCTTCGAGCCAGGCGGCCGAACTGGTCCGCAGTTCCGGCTGCTGGGTGCCGTCCGGCCGGCGTTGCGGTCGGCGCTGGGCATGCGGCATGGAGGCTCCTGAAGTCATTGAATTGGCTCGCTTGCGATAGCGGGGGAAACGCGGTCCGTTCCTAGAATTTTCTGGCGGGTCCGGTCGGCCGGAGTATGGCCGCCGGACACCGACGCAGGAATTCCGATTAACCCGGTGTGGAGACAAACAATGAATACAGCAGAGACAACGGAAAGCCAGGACGCAACCCGACAAACGGCGGTGGCAACGGTGGCGCGAGCCATGGCCGCCGCGGCCTGCATGGCGCTCTCCGCCTGCGGCGGTGGCTCGGATTCCAGCTCCTCCTTCGTGCCGATCGTTCCCGTGGGGCCGCCGGCTGCACCGCCCGCTGCGCCGCCCGCGGCCGTCGATGGCCCCATGGTGCGCCAGACCACCGCCGGCAAGATCGAGGGCGTGGACGACAGCGCCGCCACCGGCACGTATTCCTGGAAGGGCGTTCCGTTTGCCCAACCGCCCGTCGGCAGCCTGCGCTGGGCGCCACCGGCCGATCCCAAGCCTTGGGAGGGCGTGCGCGCCGCAAGCAAGTTCGGCCACAGCTGCGCCCAGGGCGGACGCTATTTCAGCCCCGCGCCTAACGACGCACCCTTCGGCCTAGCCGTGCGCGAGGGCTTCGACAAACCGGTGGGCGACGAGGACTGCCTGACGCTCAACATCTGGCGCCCGAGCGGTGACACCGCCAAGCTGCCGGTGATCGTCTACATCTATGGCGGCAGCAACATCTCGGGCTACACGGCCGATCCGGGCTACGACGGCGCGCAGCTCGCCAAGCGCGGCAATGCCGTCGTGGTGACCCTCAACTACCGCCTGGGCCCGCTCGGCTGGTTCGACCTGCCGCAGCTCAAGACTGGCGAAGCGAAGAACGACTCGGGCAACTTCGCGCTGCTCGACCAGATGCAGGCGCTGAAATTCATCCAGGCCAACATCGGCGCTTTCGGTGGCGATGCCAACAACGTCACGGTGATGGGGCAGTCGGCGGGCGCGGTCAACACCTGGGGGCTTGTCGTCTCGACTGCATCGGCCGGGCTGCTGCACAAGGCGGTGCCGCTGAGCGGCGGAGTCGCCTTCTACTCGCGGGCCATCGCGCAGACCTATTCGAAGGGCCTGCTCAATGCGATCGCCATTGCCGACGGCAAGGCCACCGACACCGCCTCGGCCAATGCCTGGGCGGCATCGCAGACCGATTCGCAGATCGCGGCCTACCTGCGCGGCATGCCGCCGGACAAGTTGCTGACTGTCGTGCTCGAGGCCGCGAAGAAGGACAACAAGCTCGCGAACCCGCCGCTGGGCAATGCACCCGCGCCGATCGAGGACGGCACGATTCTGCCCGTGAACTCGGTCGCCGAACTCGTCGCCGGCCGGTTCAACAAGATGCCCATGCTGATCGGCAACACGCGCGACGAAGGCACGTTGTTCGGCAACGCGTTCGACAACTTCACGAAGCGGGGCCGGGGTTTCAAACCCACCGATTACGAACGCTTCGGGCTTCAGTACAACTTCAATCCCGATATGCCGACCACGCTCACCGAGGCCGATTTGATCAGTGCACCCTACCTGCCGGTAGGTCAGCCGCTGACCGGCTGGAAGGCGGCGTCGGATTTCGCGACCTACGCGACCTTCCTTGCCATCCTGCCCCCTCAGATCGACGCGGTGGCCAAGTACATGCCCACCCAGACCTGGTACTACCGCTTCGACTGGAGCCAGCAGGTGGCGCCGTTCAACACCGTCTATGGCGCCACGCACGGGCTGGACACGGCGTTCATGTTCCACAACTTCGGCACCGGCATCTTCTCGTTCTCCTTTGGCGAGGCGAACCGGCCGGGACGCGAGGCGCTGTCGGATGCGATGGTGGGCAGCCTGTCCGCGTTCGCGCGCACCGGCAATCCGAACCATCCGGGCCTGGGCGTGACCTGGCCCAACTGGCCGCGCAAGATCGTGCTCGACGCCAGCAAGACGCAATTGCAGAACAGCGCGCCTTGAACACAGCATGCGCCGGCGGCGCCGGCTGTCGTCCTGACGACAGATCGGCGTCCGCAGACTGCGGGTTTCTGTCATTGTGCGAACGCACATAAATTGCGTGAATCGCCGTAGTCCTAGAAACCACTGAATTTTGTTGAAACAAGGAGCCTGTAGATGCTGGGTTTGATGCAAGACCAACCGCTTTTGATCTCGTCGCTGATCGAGTTCGTCGAGCGCCACAACGGCGACGGCGAGATCGTCTCGCGCCGGGTCGAAGGCGATATTCACCGCACCACATGGAGCGGGATCGCATCGCGTGCCCGGCAGGTGGCCAATGCGCTCGATGGCGAGCAGTTGCTCTTCAGCGACCGCATCGCCACGCTGGCCTGGAACGGCTACCGCCACCTGGAGCTGTACTACGGCGTGAGCGGCAGCGGCCGCGTGCTGCACACCATCAACCCGCGCCTGCACCCCGACCAGATCGCCTGGATCGCCAACCACGCCGAAGACCAGATCCTGTGCTTCGACCTCACGTTCCTGCCGCTGGTGCAGGCGGTGCACGCCAAGTGCCCCACGATCCGGAAATGGATTGCACTGTGTGATGCCGACAAGCTGCCGGCCGACAGCGGCATCCCCAACCTTGTGAGCTACGAAGGCTGGATGGGCGCGCAGTCGAACGAATACGACTGGCCCAGCTTCGACGAGAACTCGGCCTCGAGCATGTGCTACACGAGCGGCACCACGGGCAACCCGAAGGCCGCGCTCTACAGCCACCGCTCGACCATGCTGCACGCCTACGCCGCCGCCTTGCCCGACGTCATGCGCCTGTCGGCGCGCGATTCGGTGCTGCCGGTGGTGCCGATGTTCCACGTCAATGCCTGGGGCATTCCGTACTCGGCCGCTCTTGTGGGCTGCAAGCTCGTGTTCCCCGGCCCGGCGCTCGACGGCAAGTCGGTGTTCGAGCTGATCGAGTCCGAAGGCGTGACCTTCGCGGCTGGCGTGCCCACCGTGTGGCAGATGATGCTCGGCCACATGCAGGCCGGCGACCTGAAGTTCAGCAAGCTCAACCGCACCGTCATCGGCGGCTCGGCCTGCCCGCCGGCCATGATCACGGCGTTCCAGGAGAAGTTCAACGTCGAGGTGCTGCATGCCTGGGGCATGACCGAGATGAGCCCGCTCGGCACGCTCTGCACGCTCAAGAACAAGCATGAGTCACTGTCGCCCGAGGCGCGGTTGCAGATCCGCATGAAGCAGGGCCGCGCGATCTTCGGCGTCGACATGAAGATCGTCGACGGCGACGGCAACGAGCTGCCCTGGGACGGCAAGGCCTACGGCGACCTGCTGGTCAAAGGCCCCTGGATCGTGAAGGAATACTTCAAGGGCGAGGGCGGCGATCCGCTCATTCCCGATGCGCAGGGCCGCGGCTGGTTTCCCACCGGCGACGTCGCCACCATCGATGCCGAGGGCTACCTGCAGATCACCGACCGCAGCAAGGACGTGATCAAGTCCGGCGGCGAGTGGATCAGCTCGATCGAGATCGAGAACATCGCCGTCGCGCACCCGGCTGTCGCCATGGCCGCCTGCATCGGCGTGTTCCATCCGAAGTGGGACGAGCGGCCGATCATCGCGGTGGTGAAGAAGCCCGGCGCCGAAGTCTCGCGCGAGGAGCTCCTGAAGTTCTACGAGGGCAAGACCGCCAAGTGGCAGATCCCCGACGACGTGGTCTTTGTCGAGGCCATCCCGATCGGCGCCACCGGAAAGATCCTGAAGACCAAGCTGCGCGAACTGCTCAAGGACTACAAGCTGCCAACGCTCTGACAGCCCCCGAACCTCCGCACTGTCGCGCATGCGATAGGAAGACCGCTTCGGCGGGCTTCCTTCCGGGCAATCCCTGTGCGTGGAAAAAAGGGGCACTTGTACGCTGGCATCCCGCCTCATACCGCCTTTCATCCAGGAGACTCTTCATGCAATTTGCTCTCAAGTCAGTCGCTGCCTGTGCCCTGTTGGTGAGCGTGACCGCCGCCTTTGCCCAGAAGGGCGAGACGGTCAAGATCGCCTGGCTCGATCCGCTGTCGGGCCTGATGGCCGCGGTGGGCACCAACCAGCTCAAGACCACGCAGTTCCTGGCCGAGGAGTTCAACAAGAAGAACGCGTCGGGCGTGAAGTTCGAGATCATCGCCATCGACAACAAGCTGAGCCCGCAGGAAACCACCGCCGCGCTGCGTTCGGCGCAGGACCAGGGCGCGCGCTACATCACCCAGGGCAACGGCTCGGGCCCGGCGCTCGCGATCATCGACGCCATCGAGAAGAACAACGCGCGCAATCCGGGCAAGGAACTGCTCTACCTGAACTACGCGGCGGTCGACCCCGACCTCACCAACAGCAAGTGCAGCTACTGGCACTTCCGCCTGGACGCTGACACCTCCATGAAGATGGAGGCGCTCACCACCTGGATGAAGGACCAGGCCGACATCAAGAAGGTCTACATCCTCGGGCAGAACTACGCGCACGGCGTGCAGGTGTCCAAGTACGCCAAGGAAGACCTGAAGGTCAAGCGCCCCGACATCCAGATCGTGGGCGACGACCTGCACCCGCTCGCGCAGGTGCGCGACTTCGCACCGTACATCGCCAAGATCAAGGCCTCGGGCGCCGACACGGTCATCACCGGCAACTGGGGTTCCGACCTCTCGCTGCTCATCAAGGCGGCGAACGACTCGGGGCTGGACGTCAAGTTCCTCACCTACTACGCACCGGGCGCCGGCACGCCCACGGCCATGGGCGCCACCTCGGCCGGCAAGGTCTACACGGTGGCCTATGCCCACTACAACATGGGCGGCGAGATCCAGAAGCTGC
This region of Variovorax sp. RKNM96 genomic DNA includes:
- a CDS encoding branched-chain amino acid ABC transporter substrate-binding protein encodes the protein MQFALKSVAACALLVSVTAAFAQKGETVKIAWLDPLSGLMAAVGTNQLKTTQFLAEEFNKKNASGVKFEIIAIDNKLSPQETTAALRSAQDQGARYITQGNGSGPALAIIDAIEKNNARNPGKELLYLNYAAVDPDLTNSKCSYWHFRLDADTSMKMEALTTWMKDQADIKKVYILGQNYAHGVQVSKYAKEDLKVKRPDIQIVGDDLHPLAQVRDFAPYIAKIKASGADTVITGNWGSDLSLLIKAANDSGLDVKFLTYYAPGAGTPTAMGATSAGKVYTVAYAHYNMGGEIQKLLAGYKKKMNDDLTQSSIYHTFALLDAAFVQTKSTDPVKVAAALEGMKIKSFNGEVEMRKADHQLQQGLYISRWEKASAKYPYDAENTGYTNVPVKYYESYVASTPTTCQMKRP
- a CDS encoding 3-(methylthio)propionyl-CoA ligase produces the protein MLGLMQDQPLLISSLIEFVERHNGDGEIVSRRVEGDIHRTTWSGIASRARQVANALDGEQLLFSDRIATLAWNGYRHLELYYGVSGSGRVLHTINPRLHPDQIAWIANHAEDQILCFDLTFLPLVQAVHAKCPTIRKWIALCDADKLPADSGIPNLVSYEGWMGAQSNEYDWPSFDENSASSMCYTSGTTGNPKAALYSHRSTMLHAYAAALPDVMRLSARDSVLPVVPMFHVNAWGIPYSAALVGCKLVFPGPALDGKSVFELIESEGVTFAAGVPTVWQMMLGHMQAGDLKFSKLNRTVIGGSACPPAMITAFQEKFNVEVLHAWGMTEMSPLGTLCTLKNKHESLSPEARLQIRMKQGRAIFGVDMKIVDGDGNELPWDGKAYGDLLVKGPWIVKEYFKGEGGDPLIPDAQGRGWFPTGDVATIDAEGYLQITDRSKDVIKSGGEWISSIEIENIAVAHPAVAMAACIGVFHPKWDERPIIAVVKKPGAEVSREELLKFYEGKTAKWQIPDDVVFVEAIPIGATGKILKTKLRELLKDYKLPTL
- a CDS encoding carboxylesterase family protein codes for the protein MAAAACMALSACGGGSDSSSSFVPIVPVGPPAAPPAAPPAAVDGPMVRQTTAGKIEGVDDSAATGTYSWKGVPFAQPPVGSLRWAPPADPKPWEGVRAASKFGHSCAQGGRYFSPAPNDAPFGLAVREGFDKPVGDEDCLTLNIWRPSGDTAKLPVIVYIYGGSNISGYTADPGYDGAQLAKRGNAVVVTLNYRLGPLGWFDLPQLKTGEAKNDSGNFALLDQMQALKFIQANIGAFGGDANNVTVMGQSAGAVNTWGLVVSTASAGLLHKAVPLSGGVAFYSRAIAQTYSKGLLNAIAIADGKATDTASANAWAASQTDSQIAAYLRGMPPDKLLTVVLEAAKKDNKLANPPLGNAPAPIEDGTILPVNSVAELVAGRFNKMPMLIGNTRDEGTLFGNAFDNFTKRGRGFKPTDYERFGLQYNFNPDMPTTLTEADLISAPYLPVGQPLTGWKAASDFATYATFLAILPPQIDAVAKYMPTQTWYYRFDWSQQVAPFNTVYGATHGLDTAFMFHNFGTGIFSFSFGEANRPGREALSDAMVGSLSAFARTGNPNHPGLGVTWPNWPRKIVLDASKTQLQNSAP